The following coding sequences lie in one Pseudoalteromonas sp. Scap06 genomic window:
- a CDS encoding MFS transporter gives MNYNNKPTLSFWQIWNMCFGFLGIQFGFALQNGNVSRIFQTLGANVDDIPILWVAAPLTGLIVQPIIGYWSDKTWGKLGRRRPFFLYGAILTTLSLFIMPNSPTLWIAAGMLWIMDASINVTMEPFRALVGDNLPNKQRATGYAMQSFFIGVGAVVASALPWMMTNWFDIANTAPIGQIPDSVKYSFYFGGVILFIAVGWTIVTTKEYSPEQLAQFNQQESQTTQTNITNSVNFTKGGVIFSGLGLLVLATVLGLDLEKELYLLAAGLVSFGVIQFIAAALKAKQHTSGGFYNVVNDVFTMPEAMKQLAWVQFFSWFALFAMWIYSTSAVTSFHYGSTDTSSLAYNNGADWVGILFAAYNGFAAIAALCIPIIVKRMGLKVAHALNLILGALGLASFMFIKDPSLLIWPMIGVGFAWASILSLPYAMLSTSVPSHKMGVYMGIFNFFIVIPQLLAASVLGLILRHFFENQPIYALVLGAVSFVLAAVAVLRVKHTQ, from the coding sequence ATGAATTATAACAACAAACCAACCTTAAGCTTTTGGCAAATATGGAATATGTGCTTTGGCTTTTTAGGCATTCAATTTGGCTTTGCACTGCAAAACGGTAACGTAAGCCGTATATTTCAAACACTTGGCGCTAATGTCGATGATATTCCTATTTTATGGGTTGCAGCGCCACTCACCGGCTTAATTGTGCAACCAATTATTGGTTATTGGAGTGATAAAACTTGGGGCAAATTAGGCCGCCGCCGTCCTTTCTTTTTATACGGCGCTATATTAACCACGTTATCGCTTTTTATTATGCCAAATTCTCCTACGCTTTGGATTGCTGCAGGTATGCTGTGGATTATGGATGCGTCAATTAACGTTACCATGGAACCGTTTCGTGCTTTAGTAGGCGACAACTTGCCAAACAAGCAGCGCGCCACAGGCTATGCCATGCAAAGCTTTTTTATTGGTGTGGGAGCGGTGGTTGCATCAGCACTCCCTTGGATGATGACCAACTGGTTTGATATTGCTAATACCGCACCGATTGGTCAAATTCCTGATTCTGTAAAGTATTCGTTTTACTTTGGTGGGGTTATTTTATTTATTGCAGTTGGCTGGACTATTGTCACCACAAAAGAGTACTCACCCGAGCAGCTTGCACAATTTAATCAACAAGAATCACAAACAACACAAACCAATATTACTAATAGCGTTAATTTTACCAAAGGCGGCGTTATTTTTAGCGGCTTAGGTTTGCTTGTTTTAGCCACAGTATTAGGGCTGGATCTGGAAAAAGAACTTTACTTGCTGGCTGCTGGGTTAGTTAGTTTTGGTGTTATTCAATTTATTGCAGCGGCATTAAAAGCTAAACAGCACACTAGCGGCGGTTTTTATAATGTAGTGAATGATGTATTCACTATGCCTGAGGCGATGAAGCAATTGGCATGGGTACAATTTTTTAGTTGGTTTGCGTTATTTGCTATGTGGATTTACAGCACCTCAGCGGTTACTAGCTTTCATTACGGTAGTACCGACACCAGCTCGTTAGCCTACAACAACGGTGCAGATTGGGTGGGTATATTATTCGCCGCTTACAACGGCTTTGCCGCGATTGCTGCTTTATGTATCCCGATCATCGTTAAACGCATGGGATTAAAAGTAGCACATGCACTTAACCTTATTTTAGGTGCGTTGGGCCTAGCAAGCTTTATGTTTATAAAAGATCCCAGCTTACTTATTTGGCCAATGATAGGCGTTGGCTTTGCGTGGGCGTCTATCTTATCTCTGCCTTATGCAATGTTAAGTACTTCGGTACCGAGTCACAAAATGGGTGTTTACATGGGTATTTTCAACTTTTTCATTGTGATCCCACAATTATTAGCCGCCAGTGTGCTGGGGTTAATATTACGCCACTTTTTTGAAAACCAACCTATTTACGCATTAGTACTGGGCGCTGTGTCGTTTGTACTTGCAGCGGTTGCGGTATTGCGTGTTAAGCATACTCAGTAA
- a CDS encoding alpha-glucosidase family protein, which produces MAQKQWYKGAVIYQVYPRSFQDSNNDGIGDLKGIINRIDYIKSLGVDAIWISPFFKSPMKDFGYDISDYRDIDPLFGNLADFDELIAQAHQRDIKIIIDQVLSHTSDQHQWFIDSREDLSNDKADWYVWADAKEDGTAPNNWLSIFGGGAWQWEPRRGQYYLHNFFTEQPDLNFHNPDVRQAVLDNVEFWLKKGVDGFRLDAINFCYHDALLRDNPAKPKEKRQGRGFSEDNPYAFQYHYYNNTQPENIEFMRDIRTLLNKYPGTVSLGEISSEDSLATMAEYTQGGDKLHMGYSFELLTDDYSSEYIRNTVTTLEQCMTEGWPCWAFSNHDVERVASRWSETGEVHPAQCKMLTALLASLRGSVCMYQGEELGLGEASVAFEDLQDPYGITFWPNFKGRDGCRTPMPWENLDNSQSNAHNAGFSEVKPWLPVDQQHRLQAVAEQENDVNSILNAYREFMAWRKNQPVLLEGDIEFIQTAEPILAFYRTLNEEKMLCVFNLSGAKAELVIDVSVEKEHNTLSHYNAQLNNKTLTVEPFGSYYANCN; this is translated from the coding sequence ATGGCCCAAAAGCAATGGTATAAAGGTGCGGTTATTTATCAGGTTTATCCGCGTAGCTTTCAAGATAGCAACAACGATGGCATTGGTGATTTAAAAGGAATAATAAATCGTATTGATTACATTAAAAGCTTAGGGGTAGATGCTATTTGGATCTCACCTTTCTTTAAATCGCCTATGAAAGATTTTGGTTATGATATTAGTGACTACCGTGATATTGACCCGCTTTTTGGTAATTTAGCTGATTTTGATGAGTTAATTGCACAAGCACATCAACGCGACATTAAAATTATTATTGACCAAGTGCTAAGCCACACCTCAGATCAACATCAATGGTTTATTGATAGCCGTGAAGACTTATCTAACGATAAAGCCGACTGGTATGTATGGGCCGATGCTAAAGAAGATGGCACAGCACCTAATAATTGGTTGTCTATTTTTGGTGGTGGTGCATGGCAATGGGAGCCGCGTCGTGGACAATACTACTTGCATAACTTTTTTACTGAACAGCCTGATCTTAACTTTCATAACCCCGATGTTCGCCAAGCCGTTCTAGATAATGTTGAATTCTGGCTTAAAAAGGGCGTGGATGGCTTTAGGTTAGACGCAATTAACTTTTGCTACCATGACGCTTTGCTTCGTGATAACCCAGCTAAACCAAAAGAAAAACGTCAAGGCCGTGGCTTTAGCGAAGATAATCCGTATGCATTTCAGTACCATTACTACAATAATACCCAGCCTGAAAACATAGAGTTTATGCGTGATATTCGAACTTTACTCAACAAGTACCCTGGTACCGTATCACTGGGTGAAATTTCATCTGAAGATTCATTAGCCACAATGGCAGAATACACCCAAGGTGGCGATAAACTGCACATGGGTTACAGCTTTGAGCTATTAACGGATGATTACTCGAGCGAGTATATAAGAAACACCGTTACTACACTTGAGCAATGCATGACTGAAGGCTGGCCTTGCTGGGCATTTAGCAACCATGACGTAGAACGTGTTGCTAGCCGTTGGAGTGAAACGGGAGAGGTACACCCAGCGCAATGTAAAATGTTGACCGCCCTACTCGCTTCACTTCGTGGCAGCGTGTGTATGTATCAAGGTGAAGAACTCGGACTCGGTGAAGCCAGCGTTGCGTTTGAAGATTTACAAGACCCGTACGGCATAACTTTTTGGCCAAACTTTAAAGGTCGTGATGGCTGTCGTACCCCAATGCCTTGGGAGAACCTAGATAACTCACAAAGCAATGCACACAATGCAGGATTTAGTGAGGTAAAACCGTGGTTACCTGTTGATCAACAACACAGGCTACAAGCAGTTGCTGAACAAGAGAATGATGTAAACTCAATATTAAACGCGTACCGTGAATTTATGGCCTGGCGTAAAAACCAGCCAGTATTACTTGAAGGTGATATTGAGTTTATACAAACCGCCGAGCCAATTTTGGCGTTTTACCGCACATTAAACGAAGAAAAGATGTTGTGTGTATTCAATTTAAGCGGGGCAAAAGCAGAGCTTGTTATTGATGTTAGTGTTGAAAAAGAACATAACACGCTTTCTCATTACAACGCGCAGCTTAATAATAAAACACTGACCGTTGAGCCATTTGGTAGTTATTACGCCAACTGCAATTAG
- a CDS encoding tryptophan halogenase family protein, which produces MKPIKHVVIAGGGTAGWITAALLNKVLGKVINITLIESSSIGTIGVGEATIPPIIGLNNALGINEQDFINATNASIKLGIEFENWKTPGHSYMHAFGSFGKDFPFCDFYNFWVKGHINGSEDSLWDFSLNYQAAKQHKFTLLNTIPNTQLPGLSYAFHFDATLYAEYLKNLALSRGVKHIDAKIERVEQCPDTGNISNLTLDDNSQIQGDLFIDCTGQRALLIEQTLNTGFVDWSHYLPCDRAVAVQSTGSNELKPYTRSIAHDAGWQWQIPLQNRTGNGLVYCSRYLSDESATALLLNNLPGEPTTSPRLIKFKTGRRLKQWHKNVVAVGLSSGFLEPLESTSIHLIQSAVTRLIKLFPHNGVSDALVTEFNKQSISEIEHIRDFIILHYKLTEREDPPFWRQCKQMEIPQSLAHKMDLFKQTGKVVRENDELFAEVAWQQVFIGQGLIPDDYNSIVDSLSSEQLTDLFATLKTLINSTVDKLPTHKEFLAKLKTN; this is translated from the coding sequence ATGAAGCCAATAAAACATGTCGTCATTGCCGGCGGTGGAACAGCTGGTTGGATAACCGCAGCACTACTTAATAAAGTGTTAGGTAAAGTAATTAATATTACCCTTATTGAATCAAGTAGCATTGGCACTATAGGTGTGGGAGAGGCCACTATTCCTCCTATTATTGGGCTTAATAATGCGCTCGGTATTAATGAGCAAGATTTTATAAATGCCACCAATGCGTCTATCAAACTGGGTATAGAGTTCGAAAATTGGAAAACACCAGGGCATAGCTACATGCATGCATTTGGCTCGTTTGGTAAAGATTTTCCCTTTTGTGACTTTTATAATTTCTGGGTAAAAGGGCACATTAATGGCAGCGAGGACTCTTTATGGGATTTTTCTCTTAACTATCAAGCCGCTAAACAGCACAAATTTACGCTACTAAATACTATTCCTAATACTCAATTACCAGGGCTTAGTTATGCGTTTCACTTTGACGCCACTTTGTATGCTGAATATTTAAAAAATCTTGCATTATCACGCGGCGTTAAACACATTGATGCAAAAATAGAACGTGTTGAGCAATGCCCAGACACAGGTAATATCTCCAACTTAACACTTGACGATAATAGCCAAATCCAAGGGGATTTATTTATAGATTGCACTGGCCAGCGCGCACTTTTAATTGAGCAAACTCTCAATACGGGGTTTGTTGATTGGTCGCATTATTTACCTTGCGATAGGGCTGTTGCAGTGCAATCAACAGGCAGCAACGAATTAAAGCCCTATACGCGATCAATAGCACATGACGCAGGCTGGCAGTGGCAAATTCCGCTACAAAACCGAACAGGTAATGGCTTAGTGTATTGCAGCCGCTATTTATCGGATGAGTCAGCAACCGCACTTTTATTAAATAACTTACCGGGTGAGCCAACAACAAGCCCGCGTTTAATTAAATTTAAAACAGGTCGACGTTTAAAGCAGTGGCATAAAAATGTAGTCGCAGTAGGGCTCTCTAGTGGATTTTTAGAGCCCTTAGAGTCTACTAGTATTCACTTAATACAAAGTGCGGTCACACGTTTAATTAAGTTGTTTCCTCATAATGGGGTTAGTGATGCGTTAGTAACTGAATTTAATAAGCAAAGCATCAGTGAAATCGAGCATATTCGTGACTTCATTATTTTGCACTATAAATTAACTGAGCGAGAAGACCCCCCATTTTGGCGTCAATGTAAGCAAATGGAAATTCCTCAATCGTTAGCGCATAAAATGGATTTATTTAAACAAACGGGCAAAGTCGTGCGCGAAAACGACGAGTTATTTGCAGAAGTAGCTTGGCAGCAAGTATTTATAGGTCAAGGCCTAATACCAGATGACTATAACAGTATTGTTGATTCATTAAGCAGTGAACAACTAACGGATTTATTCGCAACGTTAAAAACCCTAATAAATTCAACGGTAGATAAACTACCTACTCATAAAGAGTTTTTGGCTAAGTTAAAAACAAACTAA
- a CDS encoding TonB-dependent receptor has protein sequence MAMFKPSILTLALTAAGLSSFATTAAQEETIKNDDVEIIEVKGFRGSVVESINTKRFSTQVVESISAEDIGKLPDSSIAESIARLPGLTAQRLDGRASRVSVRGFSENESATTFNGREQVSIGDNRGVEFDLYPSEIMSGVTVYKTPSASIEAEGIAGVIDMQTVKPLSKGEQVIMFNGQYEQTSFDKLNPDGDDKGFRGTVSYIDQFADDTIGVAFAYNTMSSPNQEKRWNSWGYPEFTGNDGQNYSILGGAKPFVRSSTLERDSAMLVVEAAPNDRLNMTFDALYVDFNDEKILRGIEVPFAWGQGSIDPNSVTVDEQSGFITSAVTEGQRVVVRNDYEERKAELTQFGFNAKYDINDDWSVEFDASRSKVDRTIWSIESYSGTGRGDANGIADNIGYAFDGGNTGAQFTHELDYSDYDLIQLGGPLSWGGSAALNNKYGLNDTAYQNTAQDGFINAPEISDELSTLKLAASKVLENEYFSRINFGLSYRDREKVKQSEGYFMTLKDFSLDNPGMVSVPEQYRLGSASLDFIGMGDMIAYDTNGLVNDGYYDLLQESLTDQKHLTRSWTVQEEVTAAFIQADINAEIGGIPVTGNVGIRYVRTEQSSQGFEASNINGLVVASPTDISHDYSNVLPSLNLSFAIDQEQTIRFGAAKTISRARLDEMHASIETSYNSEKPDENGNYWSISGGNAELEPKEATGFDLTYENYFDAEGYFSAALFYKDIDQWIFDERYDVDVTGKEDPATGELPPADRNTATRSSKVNGGDGSLWGYELSLSFPFSVLHESLEGFGLIASHTSVEQDLQDQNGNDYELPGLSDKIDSLTVYFERNGFQARTSMRKRSDFKGDIYGSGFATQQVDILGETIWDAQVGYDFADSGIAGFENLSMTFQIQNITEEAFTSLQGDNALQVRDYQDYGRTYLLGVSYKL, from the coding sequence ATGGCTATGTTCAAACCAAGTATATTAACGCTAGCATTAACTGCTGCCGGACTATCAAGCTTTGCCACCACCGCGGCACAAGAAGAAACAATAAAAAATGATGATGTAGAAATCATCGAAGTAAAAGGTTTTCGCGGTAGTGTTGTTGAATCAATTAATACTAAGCGTTTTTCAACACAGGTTGTTGAGTCAATTTCTGCAGAAGACATTGGTAAACTTCCAGACTCATCTATTGCAGAGTCAATCGCACGTTTACCAGGTTTAACAGCCCAGCGTCTTGATGGTCGTGCTAGCCGTGTAAGTGTTCGTGGTTTTAGCGAAAACGAAAGCGCAACAACATTTAATGGCCGTGAGCAGGTATCTATTGGTGACAACCGTGGTGTTGAGTTTGACCTTTACCCATCAGAAATAATGAGCGGTGTTACTGTTTATAAAACGCCAAGTGCTAGCATTGAAGCTGAAGGCATTGCCGGTGTTATCGACATGCAAACGGTAAAGCCTTTAAGTAAAGGTGAACAAGTGATCATGTTTAATGGTCAGTATGAGCAAACTAGCTTTGATAAATTAAACCCGGATGGCGATGACAAAGGCTTTCGTGGCACCGTTTCATACATAGACCAGTTTGCAGATGACACTATAGGTGTAGCATTTGCTTACAACACAATGAGTTCTCCAAACCAAGAAAAACGTTGGAATTCTTGGGGTTACCCTGAGTTTACAGGGAATGATGGCCAAAACTATTCAATTTTAGGCGGCGCTAAACCTTTCGTACGCTCATCAACACTTGAACGTGATTCAGCGATGCTAGTAGTGGAAGCTGCACCAAATGATCGTTTAAACATGACGTTTGATGCGCTATATGTAGATTTTAATGATGAAAAAATCTTACGTGGTATCGAAGTACCTTTCGCCTGGGGTCAAGGTAGCATCGACCCAAATAGTGTTACTGTAGATGAACAGTCTGGCTTTATTACCAGTGCAGTCACTGAAGGGCAACGCGTTGTTGTACGAAATGACTACGAAGAGCGAAAAGCAGAGCTCACACAATTTGGTTTTAATGCAAAATACGATATTAACGATGATTGGTCAGTTGAGTTTGATGCAAGCCGCTCAAAAGTAGATCGTACTATTTGGAGTATTGAAAGTTATTCAGGTACTGGCCGTGGCGATGCAAACGGTATTGCTGATAACATAGGGTATGCATTTGATGGTGGAAATACGGGTGCACAGTTTACTCATGAGCTTGATTACAGCGACTACGACTTAATTCAGTTAGGTGGCCCGTTATCTTGGGGTGGCAGTGCTGCGTTAAATAACAAGTACGGCTTAAATGACACGGCTTATCAAAATACCGCACAAGATGGCTTTATTAATGCACCAGAGATTAGCGATGAGCTTTCAACGCTTAAGTTAGCGGCCAGTAAAGTACTTGAGAACGAATACTTTAGCCGTATTAATTTTGGTTTATCTTACCGCGACCGTGAGAAAGTAAAACAGTCTGAAGGCTACTTCATGACTTTAAAAGATTTCTCTTTAGATAATCCAGGCATGGTATCAGTACCAGAGCAATACCGTTTAGGTTCGGCAAGTTTAGACTTTATTGGCATGGGTGACATGATTGCTTATGACACTAACGGCCTAGTAAATGATGGTTATTACGATCTACTGCAAGAAAGCTTAACGGATCAAAAACACTTAACCCGTTCGTGGACAGTTCAAGAAGAAGTTACCGCTGCATTTATTCAAGCAGACATTAACGCTGAAATTGGTGGCATACCGGTAACAGGTAATGTAGGTATACGTTATGTACGCACTGAGCAGTCATCACAAGGCTTTGAGGCATCAAATATTAATGGTTTAGTGGTTGCATCACCTACTGATATTAGCCACGACTATTCAAATGTATTACCAAGCTTAAACTTATCTTTTGCAATTGACCAAGAGCAAACAATTCGTTTTGGCGCGGCTAAAACAATTTCTCGTGCTCGCCTTGATGAAATGCATGCATCGATTGAGACAAGCTATAACAGCGAAAAGCCAGACGAAAATGGTAACTACTGGTCTATTTCTGGTGGTAATGCAGAGCTTGAACCAAAAGAAGCAACAGGCTTTGATTTAACATACGAAAACTACTTTGATGCAGAAGGTTACTTTTCAGCAGCGTTATTTTATAAAGACATTGACCAATGGATTTTTGATGAGCGTTACGATGTTGATGTAACAGGTAAAGAAGACCCTGCAACCGGCGAGTTGCCTCCAGCAGACAGAAATACAGCTACTCGTTCAAGTAAAGTGAATGGTGGCGACGGAAGTTTATGGGGCTATGAGCTTTCATTATCATTCCCGTTCAGTGTATTACATGAGTCGTTAGAAGGTTTTGGTTTAATTGCGAGCCACACTAGCGTTGAGCAAGACTTGCAAGATCAAAACGGAAACGATTACGAACTACCAGGTTTGTCAGATAAAATTGATAGCCTAACTGTATACTTCGAACGCAATGGTTTCCAAGCACGTACCAGTATGCGTAAACGTAGTGACTTTAAAGGTGATATCTACGGTTCAGGTTTTGCAACACAACAAGTTGATATACTTGGCGAGACTATTTGGGATGCGCAAGTAGGCTATGACTTTGCTGATTCTGGTATTGCAGGTTTTGAGAACTTATCAATGACGTTCCAAATTCAAAACATTACCGAAGAAGCGTTTACATCATTGCAGGGCGATAATGCGCTGCAAGTGCGTGACTACCAAGATTATGGCCGTACTTACTTACTCGGTGTAAGCTACAAGCTATAA
- a CDS encoding alpha-amylase family protein — protein MKKRFYTPLLICSALLVHGCSDDKETKTDLLVKQTDPVKPVVYQVFTRLFGNTQTANVPWGTKEQNGVGKFADFNDEALKGIKELGTTHVWYTGVLHHALVGDYTEYGIKQDDPDVVKGRAGSPYAIKDYYDVNPDLAINVTNRLEEFSALIERTHEHDMKVIIDIVPNHVARDYHSISKPNGVKDFGEDDDTSKAYAKNNNFYYVPGESFKVPTSDSYQVLGGNKHPLADGQFSEIPAKWTGNGARAPKPDINDWYETVKVNYGVKPDGSLDFPTLPKSLENQDYRAHYEFWQDKELPNSWYKFRNIALYWLDKGVDGFRYDMAEMVPVEFWSFLNSSIKTHKPDAFLLAEVYNPLMYRTYIHQGKMDYLYDKVGFYDTLKGIMQGKQPANTLFKAQAEVADIEQHMLHFLENHDEQRIASPDFAGNAAWGKPAMVVSNLISRSPTLLYFGQDVGEDGSENAGFGSPTRTSIFDYIGVPAHQAWMNNGKFDGANLTPEQAQLRQYYIAIMELNGLPAVVAGDMAPLMVTGSDRVVGFVRTLGQQSLWVLSNFSQQSQTVTITLTPNQATMLKPNSTLYDLLESHSSILVSDEKQNTTFTLTLDALSSAVLTNKADHEL, from the coding sequence ATGAAAAAAAGATTTTACACGCCGTTGCTTATATGCAGCGCATTGCTGGTGCACGGTTGCAGTGATGACAAAGAGACAAAAACAGATTTGTTAGTTAAGCAAACAGACCCAGTTAAGCCAGTGGTATATCAAGTATTTACTCGTTTATTTGGTAACACCCAAACCGCTAATGTGCCATGGGGAACCAAAGAGCAAAATGGAGTTGGTAAGTTTGCTGATTTTAACGACGAGGCACTAAAAGGCATTAAAGAGCTAGGTACCACGCATGTGTGGTACACCGGCGTTTTGCATCATGCCTTAGTGGGGGATTACACTGAGTACGGTATAAAACAAGACGATCCTGATGTGGTAAAAGGGCGTGCAGGTTCGCCTTATGCAATAAAAGATTATTACGATGTAAACCCTGATTTGGCAATTAATGTTACTAATAGACTCGAAGAGTTCAGCGCGCTAATTGAGCGTACTCATGAGCATGACATGAAAGTAATTATTGATATTGTTCCTAATCATGTGGCTCGAGATTATCACTCAATCTCAAAGCCTAACGGCGTGAAAGACTTTGGTGAGGACGATGATACTAGCAAGGCGTATGCTAAAAATAATAATTTTTACTATGTACCGGGTGAATCATTTAAAGTACCAACAAGCGACAGCTACCAAGTATTAGGTGGCAACAAACACCCTTTAGCCGATGGTCAATTTAGTGAAATCCCAGCAAAATGGACTGGCAATGGTGCACGTGCTCCAAAGCCTGATATAAACGACTGGTACGAAACGGTAAAAGTTAACTACGGTGTTAAACCCGATGGCAGCCTAGACTTTCCAACTTTACCTAAATCGCTTGAAAACCAAGATTACCGTGCACATTATGAATTTTGGCAAGATAAAGAACTGCCAAATAGTTGGTATAAATTTAGAAATATTGCCCTTTATTGGCTAGATAAAGGGGTTGATGGCTTTCGCTATGATATGGCTGAAATGGTACCCGTTGAATTTTGGAGCTTTTTAAATTCATCAATAAAAACACATAAACCCGATGCGTTTTTACTCGCCGAAGTATATAACCCATTGATGTACCGCACCTATATTCACCAAGGTAAAATGGACTACTTGTATGACAAGGTCGGTTTTTACGACACCCTAAAAGGGATTATGCAAGGTAAGCAACCCGCTAACACGTTATTTAAAGCACAAGCTGAAGTGGCAGATATTGAACAGCACATGCTACACTTTTTAGAAAACCATGACGAACAACGTATCGCAAGTCCTGACTTTGCTGGCAACGCTGCATGGGGTAAACCGGCTATGGTGGTTTCTAACTTAATTAGTCGTTCGCCAACCTTGCTTTATTTTGGTCAAGACGTAGGTGAAGATGGATCAGAAAACGCAGGCTTTGGTTCGCCTACACGCACCAGTATTTTTGATTATATTGGCGTACCAGCGCACCAAGCATGGATGAATAATGGCAAGTTTGATGGCGCAAATTTAACTCCTGAGCAAGCACAGTTACGTCAATACTATATCGCAATTATGGAACTTAATGGCTTACCTGCTGTTGTTGCCGGTGATATGGCACCCTTGATGGTAACAGGCAGTGATAGAGTGGTGGGTTTTGTACGCACCTTAGGCCAGCAATCATTATGGGTGCTGAGCAACTTTAGCCAGCAATCACAAACAGTCACTATTACGCTCACGCCGAATCAAGCAACTATGCTCAAACCAAACTCAACGCTATACGACCTACTAGAGTCGCATAGCAGTATTTTGGTGAGCGATGAGAAACAAAATACAACCTTTACGCTGACCCTTGATGCACTCAGCAGTGCCGTTTTAACAAATAAGGCTGATCATGAATTATAA